In Planctomycetia bacterium, one DNA window encodes the following:
- the sucD gene encoding succinate--CoA ligase subunit alpha — MSILVDKNTRVITHGITGKAGAFHTKQCLEYGTKMVGGVTPGKGGTKSEHGLPIFDTVEKAVRETGANCSMIFVPPPGAADSAMEAAAAGIKLIVLITEGIPVQDMIRARKFIDECGARLIGPNCPGIITPGQAKIGIMPGYIHKPAGDSGKAIGLISRSGTLTYEAVWQCTTRNIAQTTCVGIGGDPVKGLNFIELLELFEKDARTDAIIMIGEIGGNDEENAAAYIKKNVKKPVISFIAGRTAPPGRRMGHAGAIISGGQGTADSKIAALKAAGIHVADSPADIGAVTATALGLA, encoded by the coding sequence ATGAGCATCCTGGTCGATAAAAACACACGCGTCATCACGCACGGCATCACCGGCAAAGCCGGCGCCTTCCATACGAAGCAGTGCCTTGAATACGGCACGAAGATGGTCGGCGGCGTCACGCCCGGCAAGGGTGGCACCAAGAGCGAGCACGGCCTGCCGATCTTCGACACGGTGGAGAAGGCCGTGCGTGAGACCGGCGCGAACTGCTCGATGATCTTTGTCCCGCCGCCTGGCGCGGCCGACAGCGCCATGGAGGCGGCGGCCGCCGGCATCAAGCTGATCGTCCTGATCACCGAGGGCATTCCGGTGCAGGACATGATTCGCGCGCGCAAATTCATCGACGAATGCGGCGCGCGGCTGATCGGCCCCAACTGCCCCGGAATCATCACGCCGGGCCAGGCCAAGATCGGCATCATGCCGGGCTACATCCACAAACCCGCCGGCGACAGCGGCAAGGCCATCGGCCTCATCTCGCGCAGCGGCACGTTGACCTATGAGGCCGTCTGGCAATGCACGACGCGAAACATCGCGCAGACCACCTGCGTCGGCATCGGCGGCGACCCGGTCAAGGGGCTGAACTTCATCGAACTGCTTGAGTTGTTCGAGAAGGATGCCCGCACCGACGCGATCATCATGATCGGCGAGATCGGCGGCAACGACGAAGAAAACGCCGCCGCCTACATCAAGAAAAACGTCAAGAAGCCCGTGATTTCCTTCATCGCCGGTCGAACCGCTCCACCCGGCCGCCGTATGGGTCATGCCGGCGCGATTATCTCCGGCGGCCAGGGCACGGCCGATTCCAAAATCGCCGCACTCAAGGCCGCGGGCATTCACGTGGCGGATTCACCGGCCGACATCGGCGCCGTCACTGCGACCGCGCTGGGCCTGGCCTAA
- a CDS encoding DNA adenine methylase, whose protein sequence is MKSLSDRTLWDDLGTGGPIAENDRFLKEQLITYIGNKRRLLHTIERALRRVRKRLGKDKLRILDGFAGSGVVSRFFKQYADLLVSNDLEHYAKVIADCYLANRSAIDFDALRDHHRFVAQAAETLPVRDGFIRRLYAPKRDDAIEPGDRVFYTTDNAMRIDSMRHRLDSVPEEYRVFLLAPLLAEASVHSNTSGVFKGFYKNANGVGQFGGTNRDALTRILGKIELPFPIFSRFECDVDVRQEDANKVVRVLPELDVAYFDPPYNQHPYGSNYFMLNLIVTNQEPSEVSRVSGIAQGWQRSNYNKRSEAFKALADLVEHTLASHLLISYNSEGFISREQLDLLLRKHGRVEVIETVYNAFRGSRNLNGRSIHVKEQLFLVERH, encoded by the coding sequence ATGAAGAGCCTTTCAGACCGGACGCTTTGGGACGACCTTGGAACGGGCGGGCCGATTGCGGAAAATGACCGGTTCCTCAAAGAACAACTCATTACGTACATTGGGAACAAACGCCGCCTTCTCCACACCATTGAACGGGCACTTCGGCGGGTGCGCAAGCGGCTCGGTAAAGACAAACTGCGTATTCTAGACGGGTTCGCCGGTTCTGGGGTCGTCTCCAGATTCTTCAAACAGTATGCCGATCTGCTGGTATCAAATGATCTGGAGCATTACGCGAAGGTCATTGCCGATTGCTACCTCGCCAACCGAAGCGCAATCGACTTCGACGCCCTGCGTGACCATCACCGTTTCGTCGCGCAAGCCGCCGAGACGCTCCCCGTGCGCGACGGCTTCATCCGGCGTTTGTACGCCCCGAAGCGCGATGACGCCATTGAACCCGGCGATCGGGTGTTCTACACCACCGACAACGCGATGCGGATTGACTCCATGCGGCATCGGCTCGATTCGGTCCCAGAGGAATACCGCGTGTTCCTACTCGCGCCGCTGCTGGCCGAAGCGTCGGTGCACAGCAACACGTCCGGCGTGTTCAAGGGATTCTACAAGAACGCGAACGGTGTCGGACAGTTTGGCGGAACCAATCGGGACGCCTTGACTCGCATTCTCGGAAAAATCGAATTGCCGTTCCCGATTTTCAGTCGGTTTGAATGCGACGTGGATGTGCGACAGGAAGATGCGAACAAGGTCGTTCGGGTGCTGCCTGAACTGGACGTGGCGTATTTCGATCCGCCCTACAACCAGCATCCGTACGGTTCAAACTACTTCATGCTGAATCTGATCGTCACCAATCAGGAACCATCCGAGGTCAGTCGGGTTTCTGGCATCGCACAGGGCTGGCAACGATCAAATTACAATAAAAGGTCAGAAGCCTTCAAAGCCCTTGCAGACCTCGTCGAGCACACGCTGGCGTCGCATCTATTGATCTCATACAATAGCGAAGGCTTCATCTCACGTGAGCAACTTGACTTGCTGTTGCGCAAGCATGGGCGTGTCGAGGTCATCGAGACGGTTTACAATGCATTCCGAGGCAGTCGAAACTTGAACGGCCGCTCCATCCACGTCAAGGAGCAGTTGTTCCTCGTCGAACGGCACTAA
- a CDS encoding DUF2029 domain-containing protein codes for MLTSADYAPLPPQSDPYQKTLLGRFDRRFLGLPYVRVALAIGLLAALFIPTVQFCKRIQEIDTSLFRAEGSRHRTALGRWLPTMELVFQGKDAANPYGYGHWFPTPPPVLLAAAPLAKLGYFGAGVVWSIAKLVGFFGAMAYFVTGFRVTGRTVPVGVLLVAAAFSIRPVISDIQHGNLNLFMLIWLALAWSCFVRGRDVAAGVFVALAIVTKVTPGLLLVYFLYKRQWRIVAATLVALAVLLLLLPGLAIGFDTNIEWLRTWFDMLARPYALEGFATIEIANQSLYGTLLRTLGNAGILSLEHMPAQRALQAGMEDMARPATALGRLLRPAISLSILLALAWLCRAKQMATSGCIDTPSPSKGEGWNEGKSSHASSPTRARSNPALWLEFAIVLVAMLLMSERTWKHHATTLPLVFIAVWYVLVTIDWTNRFRAWFVGGLVAQLFLLVVGSEGLLGDDVAEKLLDGGLFCWGLVLCGVQTGILLHQLRLRCG; via the coding sequence ATGCTGACCTCCGCTGACTACGCTCCGCTGCCGCCCCAGTCCGACCCCTATCAGAAAACGCTCCTGGGCCGATTCGACCGGCGATTTCTCGGCCTGCCGTACGTGCGCGTTGCCCTCGCGATCGGCCTGTTGGCCGCCCTGTTTATCCCCACGGTCCAGTTCTGCAAACGCATCCAGGAGATTGATACGAGCCTGTTCCGGGCGGAAGGCTCGCGCCATCGCACCGCCCTGGGGCGCTGGCTCCCCACGATGGAACTCGTCTTCCAGGGCAAGGACGCCGCAAATCCCTACGGCTACGGCCACTGGTTCCCGACGCCGCCGCCCGTGCTGCTGGCCGCCGCGCCGCTGGCCAAGCTCGGCTACTTCGGCGCGGGCGTCGTCTGGTCCATCGCGAAGCTCGTCGGGTTCTTCGGCGCGATGGCTTATTTCGTGACGGGTTTTCGCGTGACCGGCCGCACCGTGCCCGTCGGCGTGCTGCTGGTCGCCGCGGCATTCTCCATTCGGCCGGTCATCTCCGACATCCAGCACGGCAATCTCAATCTCTTCATGCTGATTTGGCTGGCCCTGGCATGGAGCTGCTTCGTGCGCGGGCGCGACGTGGCCGCGGGCGTGTTCGTCGCGCTGGCGATCGTGACGAAAGTCACACCAGGATTACTACTCGTCTATTTTCTCTACAAGCGGCAATGGCGGATCGTCGCAGCGACGCTCGTCGCGCTCGCCGTGCTGCTCCTGCTCCTGCCCGGCCTCGCGATTGGTTTCGATACGAACATCGAGTGGCTGCGCACCTGGTTCGACATGCTGGCCCGGCCATACGCGCTGGAAGGCTTCGCCACGATCGAGATCGCCAACCAGTCGCTCTACGGCACTCTCTTGCGCACCCTCGGCAATGCAGGAATCCTCTCCCTTGAACACATGCCCGCGCAGCGCGCGTTGCAAGCCGGCATGGAAGACATGGCTCGCCCCGCCACCGCCCTGGGCCGACTCCTTCGCCCGGCGATTTCGCTAAGCATCCTGCTCGCACTCGCGTGGCTCTGCCGGGCGAAACAAATGGCGACTTCCGGCTGCATCGATACGCCATCGCCCTCCAAGGGAGAGGGTTGGAATGAGGGTAAATCGTCTCACGCTTCTTCGCCAACCCGCGCACGCTCCAACCCGGCCCTGTGGCTGGAATTCGCCATCGTCCTCGTCGCCATGCTGCTCATGAGCGAGCGAACATGGAAGCATCACGCGACGACGCTCCCGCTTGTGTTTATCGCCGTCTGGTACGTTCTCGTCACCATCGATTGGACCAACCGATTCCGGGCCTGGTTCGTCGGCGGCCTGGTGGCACAGCTCTTCCTGCTCGTCGTCGGCAGCGAAGGGCTTCTCGGCGACGACGTCGCCGAAAAACTCCTCGACGGCGGCTTGTTCTGCTGGGGCCTCGTCCTGTGCGGCGTGCAGACGGGGATTCTGCTGCATCAGCTTCGATTGCGATGCGGATAG
- a CDS encoding transporter, which yields MATDTFRRTFRAFGLAALASFCVTVCAAAQDATDGPVAAPPAERASSREQAEQQAATPSRNFLGLEADPFDGPIVTDRPDFTEATAVVPRGRVQLESGYTFTANDDDGVRSADHLFPEYLLRVGVVKDVELRLVWLGMSLTESMFGEVNDAGRRVRSIDHQDGEMDLSIGTKYHITDADGLIPDLSVIAELGVPTGSDNKTAGDVEPGVKLLWAYELTERLSLAGNLNLAVLMSERGRFVQPAASLTLGYALAEGVGMYVEYFGLYPNDRGTDAAHYANGGFTFLITDDVQLDIRSGVGLNHEADDFFTGVGLSFRF from the coding sequence ATGGCAACGGATACTTTTCGGCGAACGTTTCGAGCTTTCGGCCTTGCCGCGCTGGCAAGCTTCTGCGTCACTGTATGCGCGGCGGCGCAGGATGCAACGGACGGCCCGGTCGCCGCGCCGCCGGCCGAGCGGGCGTCCAGCCGCGAACAGGCGGAGCAGCAAGCCGCGACGCCGTCGCGAAATTTCCTCGGGCTGGAAGCCGATCCGTTCGATGGGCCGATCGTGACGGACCGGCCGGATTTCACCGAGGCGACGGCCGTAGTGCCGCGCGGGCGCGTGCAGTTGGAAAGCGGCTACACCTTCACGGCGAACGACGACGATGGCGTGCGATCGGCGGATCATCTCTTCCCGGAGTATCTGCTGCGCGTTGGTGTTGTGAAGGATGTCGAACTGCGCTTGGTTTGGCTGGGCATGTCGCTGACCGAGAGCATGTTCGGTGAGGTGAACGATGCCGGCCGGCGCGTGCGCTCCATCGATCATCAGGATGGCGAGATGGACCTGTCAATCGGCACGAAGTATCACATCACCGATGCCGACGGGCTGATCCCGGACTTGAGCGTGATCGCCGAACTCGGTGTGCCGACCGGCAGCGACAACAAGACCGCGGGCGACGTGGAACCGGGCGTTAAGCTTCTCTGGGCGTACGAACTGACGGAGCGGCTTTCGCTGGCGGGCAACCTGAACCTGGCCGTGCTGATGAGCGAGCGAGGGCGATTCGTGCAGCCGGCGGCATCGCTCACGCTAGGCTACGCGCTGGCGGAAGGCGTCGGGATGTACGTGGAGTACTTCGGGTTGTATCCGAATGATCGCGGGACCGATGCGGCGCACTACGCGAACGGCGGGTTTACGTTCCTGATCACCGACGACGTGCAGCTGGATATCCGCAGCGGCGTCGGACTGAACCACGAGGCCGATGACTTTTTCACGGGCGTGGGATTGTCGTTTCGATTCTGA